The sequence GCATTAATAATACTCATGCGGCTAATTTTTCAGGTGTTGGGTTAAGAATTATTACTTTGGGTTCGTTTGATTCTGAAAGACTAAGAGTATGTTTAAAATTTGAACAGCCTTATTTTAGAAGTATACTAATGAAGGCTACCTGGATGAAAGCAACAGCAGATTCTGGTATCTTTTCATAGTCCTTCGATAACCTTCTAAAGTTATTGAGCCAGGCAAATGATCGTTCGACCTGCCACCTGCCTTTCTGTGGCACAAAACCTTTTTCTGACGGTGGTTTCTGCGTTATTTCTATTTTCCACTTATAATATTTTTCAACCATTTCGCTAAAATCTCCACAGTATGCTTTGTCTGTACGAATCAGTTTCATCCTATGACTAACTTTATCAATTCTCCACAGCAAATCAAAAGCGCCTATAGAGTCATGAACATTTGCGCTACTGACACTAATAGCAATCGGTAATCCTAAACTATCAACTGCCAGGTGTCTCTTTCGACCATTGATATGTTTGCCTCCATCAATACCGGTTTCTATACTTACAAATGCACTTTTCTTTACGCTTTGACTATCAATAGCACCTACTGATGGAGCGTAATTGTGTCCCTGATAAATTCTTTCCTTCCTTACCAATTTTAACATCACCTGTTCCAGCACCCCTGATTTCTCCCATTTGTCAAAATAGTAGTAAACTATCTGCCAGTATGGATATTCACTGCTTAGATTACGCCACTGACTGCCGGTTCTGCAAATCCATAATATAGCATTGAAGATAGTCCGAAGGCAATATTTACGCTTTCTTTTGTCCGTTAATATATTTTTAATACTTTCCCAGTGCGAATCGGTCAATAATGTGAACTTGCTTCTCATAGTTTGTTTTGTGGTAAATCCAAACTAATTGATCGATTCGTACTTTCCTAATTTTGGACCCACTGAAATTTAAACATACTCTAAGAACATGTTTAAATTTCTTAACAACTCATTTTAGAAGAATATTAATGAATGCTACCTGAATGAATGCGACAGATGATTCAGGTAGCCTCTCATGATCCTTATCAAGCCTTCTGAAAAAATTGAGCCAGGCGAAGGATCTTTCTACTTGCCATCTACCTGTTTGTGGTATAAAACCTTTTGCTGACGGTGGTTTCTGAGAAATTTCCATCTTCCAGCTATACCAGTTTTCAACAATCTCACTGAACTCTCCACGGTAAGCTTTGTCTGCAAGGATGAGTTTCATTCTATGACTAAACTTATCAATTTTCCATAACAGATCAAATGCGCCTATTGAATCATGCACATCTGCTGCACTTATGCTAATGGCTATAGGTAGCCCTAAACTGTCAACAGCAAGATGTCTTTTTCGACCATTGATATGCTTTCCGCCATCAATGCCTGTTTCTATATTCACAAACGCACTCTTTTTTATACTTTGGCTATCAATTGCTGCCACTGAAGGAACATAATTCCGGCCCTGCCGCATTCGTTCCTTTCTAACCAGCTTCTGTAATGCCTTTTCGAAGAAGCCATTCTTTTTCCATTTGTTGAAATAGTAGTAAACTATCTGCCAGTAAGGGAAAGCGACACTCAGGTTTCTCCATTGACAACCCGTCCTGCAAATCCATAATATAGCATTGAATATGCTGCGAAGG is a genomic window of Chitinophaga sp. LS1 containing:
- a CDS encoding IS5 family transposase, whose amino-acid sequence is MRSKFTLLTDSHWESIKNILTDKRKRKYCLRTIFNAILWICRTGSQWRNLSSEYPYWQIVYYYFDKWEKSGVLEQVMLKLVRKERIYQGHNYAPSVGAIDSQSVKKSAFVSIETGIDGGKHINGRKRHLAVDSLGLPIAISVSSANVHDSIGAFDLLWRIDKVSHRMKLIRTDKAYCGDFSEMVEKYYKWKIEITQKPPSEKGFVPQKGRWQVERSFAWLNNFRRLSKDYEKIPESAVAFIQVAFISILLK
- a CDS encoding IS5 family transposase, with the protein product MLTKRKRKYCLRSIFNAILWICRTGCQWRNLSVAFPYWQIVYYYFNKWKKNGFFEKALQKLVRKERMRQGRNYVPSVAAIDSQSIKKSAFVNIETGIDGGKHINGRKRHLAVDSLGLPIAISISAADVHDSIGAFDLLWKIDKFSHRMKLILADKAYRGEFSEIVENWYSWKMEISQKPPSAKGFIPQTGRWQVERSFAWLNFFRRLDKDHERLPESSVAFIQVAFINILLK